A portion of the Pseudomonadota bacterium genome contains these proteins:
- a CDS encoding FAD-binding oxidoreductase produces the protein MDRRTLIKSLLATTLVGCEQRHAPGSPLRVVVAGAGIIGASIAYHLAKAGADVTVIDQQGPATHASRGTFAWINATWAKQPRHYHALTQASMVYWKQLQGSLDIPVRWGGSLEWFDNDERQVRLAQQIAEQLAWGEPARMVQAPELAELEPELSINPDVRVAYSGNDGAVDPIVATDRLLNATQQLGAKLHYPCELVDTVCKGARLISVETSDGTIAADRLILATGAAPDVCRRYAHIDIPQRSTPGVIALTRPAPRCVHRIVAAPGAHFHQRADGRIVLGEQDGAPDTEAHALRLKDRPNDFPSEIIAQQHGTRIRDIAAQFVPQIANTEIETAYIGWRPLPLDGHPVLGFSPERPDVYIAIMHSGVSLAPIVGQQVTREVLAGIALEELQPYRPTRSFEHVSGY, from the coding sequence ATGGACCGCCGCACGCTAATCAAATCGCTGCTCGCAACAACCCTAGTCGGCTGCGAGCAGCGCCACGCTCCGGGCAGTCCACTTCGTGTCGTGGTCGCCGGCGCTGGCATCATCGGCGCGTCCATCGCCTACCATCTGGCAAAAGCAGGTGCCGACGTTACCGTCATCGACCAGCAAGGCCCTGCCACGCACGCATCCCGAGGTACGTTTGCCTGGATCAATGCAACCTGGGCGAAGCAGCCGCGCCATTATCATGCGTTGACACAAGCGAGCATGGTTTATTGGAAGCAGTTGCAGGGGTCGCTGGACATACCGGTCCGATGGGGCGGTTCGCTGGAGTGGTTCGACAATGACGAACGTCAGGTAAGACTCGCCCAACAGATTGCTGAGCAATTGGCGTGGGGCGAGCCCGCGCGCATGGTTCAAGCACCCGAACTCGCGGAACTCGAACCTGAGTTGTCGATAAATCCCGATGTCCGTGTTGCCTACTCCGGAAATGACGGCGCGGTCGATCCGATTGTTGCCACCGATCGTCTGCTCAACGCGACGCAACAACTGGGTGCGAAATTGCACTACCCGTGTGAACTCGTCGATACGGTTTGCAAAGGTGCCCGATTGATCTCGGTAGAAACATCAGACGGTACTATCGCAGCAGATCGACTCATATTGGCAACCGGTGCAGCACCCGATGTTTGTCGCCGCTACGCCCATATCGATATTCCGCAACGAAGCACACCGGGTGTTATTGCGCTGACCCGACCGGCACCGCGGTGCGTTCATCGCATCGTCGCGGCACCCGGCGCACATTTTCATCAACGAGCCGACGGTCGCATCGTGCTCGGCGAACAGGATGGCGCGCCGGATACCGAGGCGCACGCGCTGCGTCTCAAAGATCGGCCGAACGATTTTCCGTCCGAAATTATTGCGCAACAACACGGCACCCGCATTCGGGATATCGCCGCTCAGTTCGTGCCGCAAATTGCCAACACCGAGATCGAAACCGCGTATATCGGCTGGCGCCCCCTACCGCTCGATGGTCATCCGGTGCTGGGCTTTAGTCCTGAAAGGCCAGACGTATACATTGCGATTATGCATAGCGGCGTTTCGCTCGCACCGATCGTCGGACAACAGGTGACGCGCGAAGTGTTAGCAGGTATTGCGCTCGAAGAACTACAACCTTACCGGCCGACGCGATCGTTCGAGCACGTTTCGGGTTATTAA